TCTGCTTACTGAGCAGTTCTATGTACTGGAGACTAAGTAGCCCCCTTGCATTAGCTCATTTAACCCCCATAATAGCCTTATGAAAAAGCTACTACCTGCATTTCTGTCTTAGAAAAATCTAAGTCTTGATTTCCTTCAGTAACCTCCCAGATCCTACAGCTGATACTTTGCAAGAGTTGAGAAGGACTGGAACTTGCAGAGCCAGTGCTCCAGTCTAAACCACTATGTCTACTGCCCTGTTGCTGGGTTCATCTGCTTAAAGAGGCTGCTGTATTTCTAGTGTGTTAGGCATCCCTCCTGGAGTAAAAAAATGCCAGGCCTCTTAGTACtcccagaaagaggaagatagGAATATCCTGgtcaagtattttttaagtacCTGGTTCCGTTAAACAAGTTTACTGAGCACTGAGCACTGACCACAGGGCGGGGGTATGTTCAACTGGAGTTCAGGCCACCACGTGGCAGAAGTAACTACCTGAACAGGGAGGGCCGCTTTCCCGCACAAGCCCTGCCCTGGTGCCCTGTGTCCCAGTGTGAGTCAGGGCCTTCTAATCCAGACATGCTACCTCCTGCAGGCCCAGCTATTTCCTTCAtctatttttgcttgttttattagGTGGCAGTGAGGCCTGCAGGCTAATCCTACCAAGGTGACTTGGCCAAAACATTGTAGTTAAAGCAAAAGACCAGTACTGATCTGGATAATTTAGGCCCCCAAGAGCCACTTTTGGCTTGAATTACTAAAGGAATGGTGGACTAAACTAATTAGCATCTAATTTGGCATTAGATCTGCCTCTTGGGGGTCCAAAAAGAAGTCTTTTGATAGAGAACCTGGACTGTAGCTTGAATCAAATCTAGGGACCCTTCCTAACAGACTCCTCTTCCTCACACAGAGACCAGTGACAAAATAGGAGCCCTTTCATGCCTGGCTGGAGAGTTAACCAATTCTAgagttctttaaaagaaatctgaagtaGAGATtataaataccttaaaaaaaccaaagcacCAGGCAAATTAACTGTCCTGTGACCTGCTCAGTAACAGTTGACATCCCCAGTACTAATGATGGCTGTTTCCATTTTTACCACTGCCATTTTACTGCTAgcattttaagtaggctccatgcctagcgtGGTGCCAAatatggtgcttgaactcacaaccctgagatcaagacccgagctgagatcaagggttggatgcttacccgactgagccacccaggtgccccttgctgcTAGCATTTTTGAGCCTAAAACGCAGATCGAGCTAAATACAAAACTGTGCACTTGGTTGGACTTGGGTTGAATCATACCACTTCTAACAAATGGGGCAAATTTTCCTACCTGTATAATGGTTATAACAGGTACCTTATGAGAGCATTAGAGATGACGAATATAGAAGCATAGGTAATGGTACCTACTGACTTCCAGACTCAAGGGCCCAAATGTTCTCCCTTGAgcaagaatattttgaaaagctaGTTAACTGGCTAAATTGCAAATCATAGGCCAAGGATTCACCTAAGAATCATCTGGGGGAATCTGTTAAATTCAGAAAATGTGGACTCCACCCCTAAAAGATTCTTACTTGGTGTGGGGTGTGGCCCATGAACTTACATTTTCATAAATACCCCAGGTGATACTGATGTCAGGACACATTTTGAGAAGCACCCCCACCTGTTAAAATCTAATTGTAATGGAGGAGCCAAAGAAACATTTGGGACCTTCTCATGAACAATAGGACAAAGGCTCTGAAACATTCTATCTTCCAACAAAGGAAGTCAGCAGGATCTGGAAGGGACGTACTATGTTGCTTTAAACCCTAGTAAGAATTCGATCTGACCAGTCTTGCCTAGCCTAGGACCCTTTATGAGGTACACCAGATGGAGACAAATTGGGCAAGCCATCCTGATGACGGGCAGCTAAACTGGAAATAGTGGTGTTCGTGCTGGGTGTGCAGCCACGAGGGCTGGTGTTTGGAAAAGTAAGAACAGCTAGGCAAGACAGTTACCTCACTAACACTGGACCCAAACGGGGGAGGGCCCCCACCTGATTCTGGTCCTGGCCGCTCCTAAAATCCTCCCTTTAACAGGATCAGTGACCTCTCCATCACTGTTTCTCCTCATACACACCTATTCCCTGAGCCCAAAGTCACCTGCACAGTGCCTCTTTCTCCTTTGTAGAGTTTGAATAAACACCATTTTATAGCTGACCTGCTCTCCAACCTCTTCAAGACTCCTTTCCAAACCACCTTTATCTTCTGTCATCTGTGGTCTGAGATGGTAGCAATTTCCCATGTCACTTACAGATCAAAAATGTGGCTGGCTAAACTCAGTTTTTGGGTAATAGACAACCACTAGGTATAGATTAAATTTAGACAGTGTGTTCAAGTGTTAAGGTGTTATATTAGAAAGGAGGAGAATTAGCAGATTCCTGTGAAAAAGGACTCTAggatatttttatcttataaaaaaaaagtttctgccggggcacctgaatggcttagtcagttaagcgtctgactcttgatttcagctcaggtcataatctcacgatttgtgagattgagccccaagtcggggctctgcgctggcagtgtggagcctgcttgggattctcttcctctctctgccccttctccactagtgttctctgtctcaaaataaatacacacacacacacacacacacacacacacacacaaagtttctGCTAACAGATAATTAAATTATGCCTGTACTAATCATGTTGATTTTCCCAGACAAGAGAATGGGAGGGAACTTGGATCCCGTCTGGTGACGAGATCCTGCCCTCTCTGGCCCTGTAATATTTTAGTTGCACCAGAGTATTTTTAGACTGTGGCCCAGGACCAGACTAATAAACTTACCTCTAGGTGTGATCGTTATGGAAACATCTGGTTCTCTGAGCGTCTCCAGGTGGTGGCTCTGGACATACCTTGCCTCATCCTACTTCCCGAtgtgtctctgtccttccccagatgcCAGTAGTGACAGTGCAGTGTCTGTTAAGGGTAGCAACCAAGGCAGGGTACAGGTCCACTTCTGTCATCTTATAGGGGTAGTCCTTTGGGCAACTCTGCCCAAACTTGCATCAAGGTACTTGGGGAAATAGGGCCACTTCCTCTGGAGTGCATGCTAATTGACCTCTGCCTTGGAAGTCTTCCTGTTCCCCAAGAACTAGTAAATGTGCTCTGAGGTCCGTACCTCCTAGGAAACCCTGTACAAGTATGAGTAGGGATAACTCACATCTACATCTAAACTCTGTATCCCAGGAGCTCTGCCTGCCCGGCTAGGTTAAGGAGTCACAAACACGACCGTGGGGGCTTGGATTGGGCTGTACACAGGGCTCCCTACACCTCTGGTGAGGCTCCAAATTCTTCATCagacagaatttgaaaataaagtgcTTTATTGCTGAGGATCACAAAGAGCTTCAGGGCGGCTGTCTAGGGGCTGAAGTTCCCACCTTTTGGAGCTTTTGTGAACAGGATGGTGGGGACTTCAGCCCTTCAACCCCACACAAGGCAAGGAAGTAAGattttgggggtgaggagggcagggaagaagcACCAGGTTTGCTAGGTGAGCCAATTATGTGCATCTCTTCCCAGCTCTGAGCTCAGTGCATTCAATGACATCACCTCGGGAGCATCAAGTGGGCCATGGCGGGAGCCTTTACAAACACCACAGAAACTGCCCAAATCTGGGCTTCCCTGCCGCCAACCCCGAGCCGAGAACTGGTGTACCAGCTCACCATGGTGCACATCCTCCTGAGCTGTTCTGAGCCCACCCAGACCTGGCAGCTGTGTCCATTCAGGGCAGTGCCATCCAGTTCTGCACATCCCTACAACCTGGACAGAGCAGAGATTGCTGGACAAAGAAAGGGACCTGAATTGGTTGACCCATTCCCAGCCAGGAGCCGGCCCTGTCTCAGCCACCTCAGCCTGTCTGTCCACGCTGGGCCCCACGGGTTGACTTCAGCCCTAACCAAAGTAGTGTCCACTGAAAAGCAGCTCGGAGTTGAGGAGAACCTGTTAGGGCCCCGGTGTGGGTCTGTGGTGGCtcccagcaggggtggggcaagaGGGCCTCCCGCAACCAACCAGAGATAAAGAGGGCTGGCTGCTAGGCTGGCTGTCAGCCTGACAAAATGCAGCTGTGGCACCACAGGCCCTGGGAATCACGACGTGTGCCCAGAGCCAGGGTGGAAGAGCCCAgctcagagggagagggaggaaaatgagTGGCCAGGCTGGGACAGCACCTCccaggggggcaggagagggcagcccccacagacacacacttcccccctcccccatcacccagAGACCTTGGGGGCTGAGCTCCCTCCCTCAGCCTGGGCCCTGTACACCCCTCGACCTTGTCCCCAGCCCCACACCGACACCTGGGGTGCTGACCTGCCTTGGGTTCACAAGCAGAGGGCCCGTGGCACCAGGCCGGCCGGCCTCACGGGGTCTGGGCAGAGGCAGGGTGAGGGGTGTGCAGGGGAATCTTCTCCAGAACAGCAGCCCCCTGGTTAGTACTGCTTGGCCTCCTGCAACTGGGCCAGGTACTCCTCCTCGGGAGGGTTGTCGGCGCAGGCCCGGCCATTGTTGGGAGGCCGCACAGCGTGGTAGCGGCTCCAGTCCCCCTTACAGAGGATCCAGGGCAGCGTGTCCACCTTGAAGTGCAACTCAGGTGAGAAGTCGGTGCTGACGAGGTCAGGCGCACCGGCGCCCTTGCCCCGAGTCAGCAGCCGGCTGCCCGCATCGTAGCAGCAGTGCTGGGCGGCCAGGGTGCTGCTCTCCACGGACAGCAGTGAGCGCAGGCAGAAGCGCGCCGTGGGCTGGTACACGTCCAGGTGCTCTCGAGGCCCGCTGGCATCCCTCCACTGGAAGCTTCGGCCCCGGTGCTCATCCTGCAGGCTCACCGCGCTGTACACGGCCTCCAGCGGGTATGCACATGGGCAGCTGGGCAGGTCCTGCAGCACCTGACTCAGGTACTTGGCTAGGAAGTCACTCTTGCAGTTCAGCCACTTCTCACAGCTATCCACatctgcagaggggaggggagccagtcAGCCccgcggtggggtgggggatgatcAAGGGCCAATGCCTGGAGAAGGCCCCGCAGCGGAGCTGAGTGCAGCCCAGCTTGGCCTCCTCTGTTGCCAGATAAGGGCTACCACACAACCACCCAGGAAACATGGAGCCAGAGGCTACGGCTCAGAATGGATGTTGGccaaggggctggaggaggagcctggaggctgtcTGAAGTGCCAGGTGCTGTCCCTTTATGTGCTGGATGGTGGGGGAGATCTGGGGTCTtggggaaggagctggggtgGTTGGGCACAGGAACCGCTGTTTTAAGCAACTGGTAAGAAAGCGTGTCGGCCCACTCTCACCTCTGCCCGCTGTGACCCCCTCCATCTATGctgtcttcctcccttctctctaccTTGGGAATGTGGCCACTGACTCTGGCCACGCAGAAGGAATGGCTCTTTCCTCCTCGCTCCAGAACTTTAGGGCACACTCTGCAGCATCGTGCTCAAGTTGGTCGTGTGTGTCTCTCCCCCTAACACCCGAGCTCTTTGAAGGCAGATCCTGGGCCTTAGTCTTCTGGGAACCCCTGTCCTGCACGGTGCCAGGCCCACCACGCCAGCTGAGGGAGCTTCACAGTATTGAGCATAGGTCCCACCCGCAAGGGGGCCTGTTGGCAGCTGCCTACCTCTTTGTGAGGGGCAAGTGACACCAAGAGACAGGGATGCAGAATGTCCCAGTGAAAGTACCGTCTGCTCCAAACTGCTGGAAGGAGCAGTCCTGGAATTCTGGCCCCTAAACTGTTTCTGACAGCACCCCTTCCCACACAGAGCCTACCCAGGAGCCTCCAAGAGCACCCGGGAGTGGAAGCCAGAATGTCCCCATCCCTTCCCACAGCCAGGGAGAATATGCCCCACCAGATGGATCTCCAAGCTCAGTGGCTCCCATCAGGACGGTCTTCCCAGCAGGAATATCAGGTTGGGAAAGGCCAATGGCCTGGCTAGAAATGACAGGGACTCAGAAATGACAGGGCCTCTTTGCTGGGGAGACTAATCTTCCAGCTGGAACATGTACTCTGCCTCAGTGGATGGGGGTGAGATTCCTCCTGTGCAGTGATGCTCCACCCTCCCGAGAGAGGTTCTCCCCAAGCCCCCAGGAGCAGGGCCTAGCTCCCCACTGACCTGGGCTGAGCATGTCCGTAGCACTGTGGGCCAGGGGCGGCCACCCCTCACCGGGGAAGCCCGAGGGGTCCTTGTCCTCGGTGCCTTTGGGAAGAGAGGAGGCCAGGCTGGTGGGGCCCCAGGGCACCTCTGTGCTCCCAGTGGGGAAGCCCAGCCCTCACTAGGCTCTCGGTGCCCACAGCATCTGGACTAGGCCTGGGACGAGGCAGAACCACCGTGTCTATAAGCTTCCTGCATCCCTTCTCCAGGCCCCACCCTCAAACAAGGCCCACATTCCCAGGGGGCCAAGCCCAGAGTGTAAGCCTCTGCCTGTGTAGGAGCTGGGGTTCGTCTCACCAGGACAAAGGGGCAGGTCGCAGGCACGGGACTCGGTGGCAGTGCAGGCGTAGCCGCAGGGCCGAGTCCTCCTCTGGCTGCCGCTGCCGCAGCTCCCACTGCAGGGAGACCAGGGGCTCCACTCCTCTTGAAGCTCATAGTCTGGGTCAAGGCAGGGAGCCAGGGGTGAGTGAGCACAGCCCACAGGGCGCATTGGTGCAGATTAGCTAAGGGTACCCCTTCCTCAGGAGGGTGCCATCCGTGCCAGGGCTCCCAGCCTAGCGGACGAAGCACGGGCTGGACTTCAGCCCCCACCTGTCCCTCAGCCGGGGACCCTTGCATGGTAGACACCCATGTAAATCATCAGGTGGCTCTACAGACACAGCAACAATCCCAGCCACCCACTCTGTGCCAACACAGCGATGAGAAAAAGATATCTGGGGCTGGAAGCTACCTGACCACTGTcaatgtgaccctgggcaagtccccCTATGTCTCTGACctagaggggtttttttttgtaattttttaatgtttatttatttttgagagagagagagagagagagagagagagagcaggggatggacagagaagggggggtggacagaggatccgaagtgggctctgcactgacagcagcaagcccgatgcagggctcgaactcacaaaccgagagatcatcacctgagacgaagtcagacgttcaaccaactgagccacccaggcgctcctctgaCCTATAATTTTTATGTCAATTAAAACCAAGGCTGACAACACTTCCCCAGCACTGGGGACATTAAGGAAAGTCCTGACTTTCCATGATAGGGACCAAGACCTGGTCTGAGGAACCTGAAATACACCATGACTGCACCCTCAGACCTCTGGCTGTTGCAGGTCTGAGGACCCAGGGGGCTCTGTGGAACCCCCAAAGTACTGACATACCCAGCTCTCTCCTCACTTCCCAGGCATGCCAGAGCAGGTGGGCACCAAGAGTTTAAGGAAAATTAATGGAAGAAAAGCTGAAAGGCATGAAAACTGTCAATTTACATCATTTTGGTGAACCAGGGAAAGCCTGCTATGCCTTAGTCTTAATGATGGCACCGCTGTCCAAGGATGAAATACCAGGGCTCTAGGGAGAATGGCTGTAACTGTCCATGAAACACATCTGTACCCAGGAAAACCTGAACGACAACAAGAATGGCTGTCATGGGAGCTGGCCAGATGTTAGGTGGTATTTTCTGATAGTCTGTGCTACgttgttttctaataaaaataataaaaatagccaatAATTAGTTTACTACATGCTGGCACTTTAAATGTATTAACTCAATACCCTCTACGCCCAATCTTATGTAGTTAAGGGTTGTGCCATTCTCCATTTTAGAGAGGAAGTAAATTAGgcatagagagattaagtaacttgcccaaggtcactcagcgggtaagcagcagagccaggattcaagccCACACAGTCTGAAAATGAGGTCACTTATGAGTGGTGCGGTTTATCATATTTCCCAATTTGTTGGAAAGTGACagctatgaatatatataaaattaacaaacGTCGATTTGCTTAGGGGGTCTCAGGGCTGTTGTGAAGGTCaaatgtttgggggaaaaacagaTTTTGCAAGCTATGTTATTAACATTAATAGCTAATGTTGCTATTTAGCAGATGATGGTGTTTGTACAGGCCTAAGCTTCTGGCCTTCATAGCTGCCCCTGCTCGGTGAAGCTCTCAGGCCTCCCTTTAGCCCCAGTTACTCTCAGAACTTCCAGAAGCAGCAGCCGGGGATGCCAAGGTGGGGATGCTCACCATAGCCGTCTGGCTCCTTGAAGGCCCAGTCCCCAGGGGCCAGCCAGCCCTGCTCCCAGCTGCCTGTGGCCCCACTGAAcccaggctcctcctcctcctcctcttcctcctcgttGTCCTCCTGGTCCTCACTCTCACTATACTCTGCAGGGtaatcctcctcctccacttcttcctcctcctcttcttcccctgggGCTCTGCCCTTGAGATTGGTCCTCCCCTCCTCGCCCTCCAGGTAGCTCCAGAATAGGGGCCAGAAGAGCTCCTTGGCGGACAGCCAGCTAGAGGCACCCTGGGGCCAGCGACTGCTGGGCTCAGCCAATAGGTCCATCTCCACCTCGGCCTGGGGATCCTCCACCACCTCGATGGTCACCTGCAGAGGGTCAGACACAGGCCGGCCAGTGAAGGAGTGCTCAGAGCAAGGCTccaaggagaggagagatgacaagtgtgggggcaggggcagaggaccAACCTTTCCTCCAAACCGGCTCATTCTCTTGGCCAACCTTCCTGGCTTCCCAGGGCACACGGGGTCACAATTTAAGACTTGGCTgtgcatcagaatcccctggatATTCCAGACTCCTTGACCTAACCCTAGACATGAATTTAATTATCTGAGGTGGGGCTAGGCATGGTGGCTCTAACATGTGCCAAGGGTAGAGACCCACTAGTTTAAGAGAAGCTGGCTGTGAACTCTGCTGCAGGCTGCCCAGAATTAGGGGCCACTAACAGCCTTGGGTCTCGCTGTAGGGCTGGAAAATGATAGCAAAGAGAGCAAAGTCCCACAGCAGccctgggtggggcgggggtgggggggctctcaTTCACCACATTGTGGACGGGAAATAAGTAACATGAAACCATTTACATGAAAGTGAACTTTGAAACattgtttttggctattataaaataatacgAGATCGCCGAACACAATTTGGGGGAAAACCagcaaaatataatgaaaaaaattaaaatcaccccCACTCCATCTCTGACAAATAACATTTTGATAATTAAACTTCCAGGTTttacacatgcacgcacgcgcacacgcatacacacaaacttttaaacaattttagaaTGTTAGTTTCTACACTTcctccttgccttttctcttttgatGAAAGTGTTTTGCAAACTGTAGGTGCTGCACAAAATGCAGAACTCTTATCATCAGGGATTGAGGACTGGCAGTGGAGAATGTAAACTGGAATCCCATTGGCTCCATAAAGCCCCTCTGGCGGGCAGCCCCCTACCACGAGCCCACCCCATTCTGCACACAACCAACCCTGCAGGAAGGGTTGGGTCTGGGTAGGGGCCACAAGTcgccccttccccatttccctAGAAGGCCCTGCCATTCACAAAGCTTCCCCACTCCTTGGGTCTTCATGACAGCCCTACCAGGCTGGTGCTGTTTCTCCTTTGCTATGGACTGGAAAACACAGGCTCAGAGGGCCACATGCCCTGCTCGGCCCGCAGCTGGGAAGTAGAGGAGCAGCCCCCACTACTCTGTGACCCCCAAAAGAACCCCCGCCCTCCAAGGAATACAGGATGGGGACGCCTGACCTCAGGATGGAGCTGGTCAGCCCAGTTCCTCTCTAGGTGTCCACTGGGCCTATGCCCTCCTGTAGCTCTCACCTGGATATTGGGGTTTGGGGCAGTCAAGTCTGTGTTGGCCAATCCTGGCAGCTTCTGCAGCTCCAGCAGCAAGGGAGTGTCCTCCAGGGTCTTTGGCATGGACGCCTTGTCCAGGCTCAGGGCTGCTGGCTCACTGAGAGCCCGGCGCCTATGTTGGCGTGGCCCTGCCTGGAGGCGGGTTCTGGGGAGCAGGGgggtcctctcctcttccctagGAGAGCTGGGATCTGGGGAGGCTGAGacctgaaggagagagaaggggaggagggggtgatTGGGGTCAGGGCTTACCCCAAATGGACCCAAAGTAGGCAATGCAGGAGTCTTGGGGTCTGACCAGGCCACAAATTCACCCTGTGACCATGGATCCAAACATACGTGTTTTAACGCCTCAGAGAGTAAATGAGGCCATGTGCACAGAGTGCTTGGACAAATGGTGCCAACGTGAGGCATAACAGGGGGGCTAAATCAGGTTTCTACATGTGGAAGAAACATAAGCcaacctcctcattttacagatgaagaaactgaggtccataGAGGGAAGCATGTTGTTTAAGGCAGTGTTTCCAAGTGCAGTTCACAGACCACATGCCTCAGAATCCCCCAGGGCTCTTGCCCAGGAACAGATGGCGGGTCTCACAAGTCAGGGCAGGAAGGCCCAGAAAGGCTGACAAGGAGGGTAGTGGCAGACCTGGGCCTTCCCCCAGCAGGCTCCCCTGTCACTGACCCTCCCAAGCTGTCCACGTGAGGGCTGTGTTCCTTAGCATCTCTGACCACTGctaccttcctcctcctgcccgtCTGGGACCCAGCGCCTTTTCCTAGTTCGGGTGCCGTCGCAGCTGTCTGTCTGCCAGGTAATTCCCTCCACCAGCCAGTGCCCATGGGGTCCACACCGTGACAGTCCCTGCCTCGGCTCAGATAGTAAGTGAAAGACCCTGGTTGTCTCTGACTCCAGCAGCAGCCCTCACCTGCTCAGACAGTGGGACACTGGGGTGGCCATCCACCTACTTCCAGGCTACAGCCATTGCTCAGGTCTCTACAACAGGACAGAGGGGGCACTGTCCAGAGCTGCCTTATGATGTAAAGCATGCCCCACCCAGGCCACAGCCTTGACCCCACTTCCCATCTCATACCTAAAGCCATGTGAAAAAACACAGGTCTGGACAGTCAGATcagcttgggttcaaatcctagctctgcctcttactagctcATTCAACTtgatctgcaaaatgaggataattccTACCTGGAAGGATTGTCAGAAATTTATTTATCAAACACTTACTTCCACAGcatgtgtgtgccaggcactgttctaaacacttaatcattcatttcattctccCAACAACCCTCAGAGGTAGGTGCTAGCTGTCATCCCCATTTTGACAAtggaaactaaagcacagagagggcaaataacttgcctcaggtcacacagaCATTTAGTGGCAGAGCCTAGGATTTGAAACAGACAGCCTGGGTCCAgagcccattctctctctctctctctctctctctctctctctctctctctctctctttaagattttattaagtaatctctacatccaacgtgggactcgaacccacaacaCTGAGATCGAGTCACacattctaccaactgagccagccaggcacctgagAGCTCACACTCCTTAACTGTTTTGCTCTGACACTACAGGCAAGAGTGTGGAGAGTCTATTTCACAAATCAGGGGCTTATTCAGTCTAATTTCTCACTATGACTTTCTTTCCTTGGGTTGAAAAAGAGAGTCAGAACCTTTGGCCTCTCCCCTTTAACCCCCTCCTTCGGTGTTGCCCAAACACCTGGTTCCAAGGCTCCTGCACTAATCACCATGGCCCATCTGAGCCTGGCCCTGGAATCTGTTACTGAGTCAAAGTGCTCTGGTCTCAACAGCCAGGCCAGACAAGCAGAGAGGATGGACAGATGAGTAAGAACAACTCATCTCCTTCACTGACCAGTCTTGGAGGCCTGGAACATCCCCATATGCTGCTTTCCTGGCAGCTCCCACTCACTATGCCACCAAAGCCCTAACTGTCCCGGTGCCGTGGCTCAGTAGCTCCTCTGTCTGCAGCCTCAGGACTGCAGGAGTTTAGGGTCTGCAGCCTTTCTGGCTGATGTGGATATCACTGCCTCGTGAGTGGGTAGTTAAGCAATGGTTCTCATCTgagaacatttggcaatgtctggagacatttgtggTTGTCACTTGGAGAGGGGTTCTACTGGCACCATGTGGGAGATCCTACAACACATAGGACAGCCCTCACAAAAATCATCCAGTCCAGAATGTCAACAGTGCTgcaatcaaggggcacctgggtggctcagccggtcaagcatggacttcggcctaggtcacgatctcattgttcctgagttagagccctgcgatgggctctgtgctgacagctcggagcctggagcctgtttcagattctgtgtctctccctctctctccctctctctctctctctctctctctctctgcccctcccccacttatactcgcgctctctctctctttctctctctcctcaaaataaataaattaaaaaaaaattttttttatgtgtgccagggtggctcagttggttaagtgccgacgacttcagctcaggtcatgatctcacggttcatgggttcaagccccacgtcgggctctgtgctgacagctcagagcctggaacctgctttggattctgtgcctccctctctctctgaccctcccctgcttgcactctgtgtctctctctctctctctcaaaaataaataaacattaaaaaaaaaatttttttttttaagtttttttaaaaacagtgctgCAATTAAGAAACCCTGCTCTAGGGGGCGCCTGCCTGgttcaattggtagagcatgtgactcttgatcttggggttgtgagtttgagccccaatgctgagtgtagagattacttaaataaataaat
The sequence above is a segment of the Panthera leo isolate Ple1 chromosome B3, P.leo_Ple1_pat1.1, whole genome shotgun sequence genome. Coding sequences within it:
- the ISM2 gene encoding isthmin-2 isoform X2 — encoded protein: MPRLPGRAGLLLGVVLLAALLAAGRALPLRKPRPRSPTRLAEVSASPDPSSPREEERTPLLPRTRLQAGPRQHRRRALSEPAALSLDKASMPKTLEDTPLLLELQKLPGLANTDLTAPNPNIQVTIEVVEDPQAEVEMDLLAEPSSRWPQGASSWLSAKELFWPLFWSYLEGEEGRTNLKGRAPGEEEEEEEVEEEDYPAEYSENYELQEEWSPWSPCSGSCGSGSQRRTRPCGYACTATESRACDLPLCPGTEDKDPSGFPGEGWPPLAHSATDMLSPDVDSCEKWLNCKSDFLAKYLSQVLQDLPSCPCAYPLEAVYSAVSLQDEHRGRSFQWRDASGPREHLDVYQPTARFCLRSLLSVESSTLAAQHCCYDAGSRLLTRGKGAGAPDLVSTDFSPELHFKVDTLPWILCKGDWSRYHAVRPPNNGRACADNPPEEEYLAQLQEAKQY
- the ISM2 gene encoding isthmin-2 isoform X1; amino-acid sequence: MPRLPGRAGLLLGVVLLAALLAAGRALPLRKPRPRSPTRLAEVSASPDPSSPREEERTPLLPRTRLQAGPRQHRRRALSEPAALSLDKASMPKTLEDTPLLLELQKLPGLANTDLTAPNPNIQVTIEVVEDPQAEVEMDLLAEPSSRWPQGASSWLSAKELFWPLFWSYLEGEEGRTNLKGRAPGEEEEEEEVEEEDYPAEYSESEDQEDNEEEEEEEEEPGFSGATGSWEQGWLAPGDWAFKEPDGYDYELQEEWSPWSPCSGSCGSGSQRRTRPCGYACTATESRACDLPLCPGTEDKDPSGFPGEGWPPLAHSATDMLSPDVDSCEKWLNCKSDFLAKYLSQVLQDLPSCPCAYPLEAVYSAVSLQDEHRGRSFQWRDASGPREHLDVYQPTARFCLRSLLSVESSTLAAQHCCYDAGSRLLTRGKGAGAPDLVSTDFSPELHFKVDTLPWILCKGDWSRYHAVRPPNNGRACADNPPEEEYLAQLQEAKQY
- the ISM2 gene encoding isthmin-2 isoform X4 — translated: MHSQVLNCDPVCPGKPGRLAKRMSRFGGKVTIEVVEDPQAEVEMDLLAEPSSRWPQGASSWLSAKELFWPLFWSYLEGEEGRTNLKGRAPGEEEEEEEVEEEDYPAEYSESEDQEDNEEEEEEEEEPGFSGATGSWEQGWLAPGDWAFKEPDGYDYELQEEWSPWSPCSGSCGSGSQRRTRPCGYACTATESRACDLPLCPGTEDKDPSGFPGEGWPPLAHSATDMLSPDVDSCEKWLNCKSDFLAKYLSQVLQDLPSCPCAYPLEAVYSAVSLQDEHRGRSFQWRDASGPREHLDVYQPTARFCLRSLLSVESSTLAAQHCCYDAGSRLLTRGKGAGAPDLVSTDFSPELHFKVDTLPWILCKGDWSRYHAVRPPNNGRACADNPPEEEYLAQLQEAKQY
- the ISM2 gene encoding isthmin-2 isoform X3; translated protein: MPKTLEDTPLLLELQKLPGLANTDLTAPNPNIQVTIEVVEDPQAEVEMDLLAEPSSRWPQGASSWLSAKELFWPLFWSYLEGEEGRTNLKGRAPGEEEEEEEVEEEDYPAEYSESEDQEDNEEEEEEEEEPGFSGATGSWEQGWLAPGDWAFKEPDGYDYELQEEWSPWSPCSGSCGSGSQRRTRPCGYACTATESRACDLPLCPGTEDKDPSGFPGEGWPPLAHSATDMLSPDVDSCEKWLNCKSDFLAKYLSQVLQDLPSCPCAYPLEAVYSAVSLQDEHRGRSFQWRDASGPREHLDVYQPTARFCLRSLLSVESSTLAAQHCCYDAGSRLLTRGKGAGAPDLVSTDFSPELHFKVDTLPWILCKGDWSRYHAVRPPNNGRACADNPPEEEYLAQLQEAKQY